The Archocentrus centrarchus isolate MPI-CPG fArcCen1 chromosome 7, fArcCen1, whole genome shotgun sequence genome window below encodes:
- the fsbp gene encoding uncharacterized protein fsbp translates to MPGKCKFQDSWLAKDVYKDWLVKDVQDIHFARCRACCKSIKLQTMGEAALTSHAGGAGHKAAVRKLLEGNLLMTNAIGQVNGSMNQAEDSKEQVAICLQRDALDRITGSDWSDLHHSPSTNSTSHNAELQDVAFPATYFTAPGTSRLSSQHLQPSGSKTEDASRRAAQHDSTGISRLEHQQISEALEQQQQMKILEWENRMKVLAWEQDLVREKRRAAQQKEKAFRMKKAYYKAKLKRMGEDVPPSSSSSSDEAEKTSVPTG, encoded by the exons ATGCCTGGGAAATGTAAATTCCAAGATTCCTGGCTCGCAAAGGACGTTTACAAGGACTGGCTGGTTAAGGACGTCCAGGACATTCATTTCGCCCGATGTAGGGCCTGTTGTAAATCAATCAAACTTCAGACCATGGGCGAGGCTGCTCTTACCAGCCACGCAGGGGGAGCTGGCCACAAAGCGGCGGTCCGCAAGCTGCTGGAAG gcaATTTGCTGATGACAAATGCCATTGGGCAGGTGAACGGCAGCATGAACCAG GCAGAGGACAGCAAGGAGCAAGTGGCCATCTGCCTCCAGCGTGACGCCTTGGACAGAATAACAGGCAGCGACTGGTCAGATCTGCACCACAGCCCCTCTACAAACTCCACCTCCCACAATGCAGAGCTACAGGATGTGGCATTTCCTGCTACCTACTTCACAGCACCAG GCACCTCCAGGCTTAGCAGCCAGCATCTCCAACCGTCAGGCAGCAAGACGGAAGACGCCAGTCGGCGCGCAGCTCAGCACGACTCCACAGGCATATCGAGACTGGAGCACCAGCAGATATCCGAGGCTCtggagcagcaacagcagatgAAGATCCTGGAGTGGGAGAATAGGATGAAGGTGCTGGCATGGGAGCAGGACCTGGTGAGGGAGAAGAGGAGAGCGGCCCAGCAGAAGGAGAAAGCCTTCAGGATGAAAAAGGCCTACTACAAGGCCAAGCTGAAGAGAATGGGCGAGGACGTGCCGCCATCTTCCTCCAGCAGCAGCGACGAAGCTGAGAAAACATCTGTCCCGACTGGTTGA
- the wdr6 gene encoding LOW QUALITY PROTEIN: tRNA (34-2'-O)-methyltransferase regulator WDR6 (The sequence of the model RefSeq protein was modified relative to this genomic sequence to represent the inferred CDS: deleted 1 base in 1 codon) — translation METVALVAPVTALEFLQNAFLLKGEGPVLTVYRLQPHPKVCVSQSVLQHYRIHGVRPRALTTTEPTFCDLAVFGGKAVRLLRLHVEDGEEYSHLEVLGPLMELQDWALDVRWLSGDSQSVLVVALAHNSALLLDGVTGNALAQHSCLEGCLLYSALLLVHESWVDTVIVGGTVFNQLVLWKPGGGKDKSSNPKSKAPIERRLLGHTGVIFRISYLQEKGYLASASDDRSVRIWGVGALGGPEGKCGDLNPVCLRVLYGHQARVFSVRLSSGNVFSAGEDGACLVWDWAEGGKVVRMLKGHRAGGVRALAVSEGDEARWVATGGADGGVRLWKVEGNEKKQSIEEEAVAEKLTDLKFPGQGLPKAVCIAGEEDENTSWSRCKFVVCTDKGIVYQYSAGKWEVVWHGTPEFQSYCVMETVTISVKESTTTADLCAVGNLSGCLQVFPVSHSPSGIPLTCGSGKIHTLIWHKGKECAYLLASGAEGLVYRWRVETKLNESYSLTLSITALPSFFLPPCAKRWLTAAVRLQSRSQEVLWVCGDRRGSLLLFQERETSKQRKGDDEETNEESLTDSKQSDYEEGRAEGNGGGGDGNSRMMENEESKEMCDRLLHPLSCLFGVHGKQGVTSVFEYQGLFYSTGRDGCVRVFRVHSSPPENLEESRHNNTAERSEENEERLRLEVLRVQRACKGMEWLERILILEPEKTEEEEEEEEGTEECEEMYNKEHNLKEEGREARFVIVGFHAVHFVVWDPVRQERLLAVPCGGGHRSWSLWPSHKGIWPGYGALVFIKQGAVLASQPPGEAVGCNGKAGRTGGMGLKEGVHGRGIGCVCRLGRIGEFGNGNQTRNNENEGGEVARHWELVVTGGEDTSLTVLAVHPASGNIKVLSVITDHISSVRTVTAITRAEGGSGNPSKFLSALLVSAGGRAQIQCYRLLFVWDRQRLAPSCQVIQVASHRLDKEWERRRNRHKMVKMDPETRYMSAAVVDEEVNRVLVALACSDGAVRLFSVNEGKGKIDLLWETFYHQRCVLSVATCSLEDDKGNRCKLLFTAATDGKITVWNLSDSSSFSTDYSSNATTAPIPCLDVPAHQSGINSLAVWAVKQGQQQGSCLVTVASGGDDGQLTVSIIRVQHPEDGKIGSHKGFSQISESQPFLQTQLQCPNRLQIQLHSQCHIPLAHAAPLTALKLMRPGLLVSTSSDQRVCLWKVCSNSISHTGALCSHVADAAGLAVWEGEEGNQKVKIGFESVQESVGKLKRDKETADETSSKAPVEVESETGDPVSKTAGEKEEETTTNPRNQTENDCVGKMRSAVSPETGLKEEREGKKAGWVLVCGQGFQLLRVRDMDKEEEGKK, via the exons ATGGAGACAGTGGCCCTGGTTGCGCCAGTCACAGCTTTGGAGTTCCTTCAGAATGCATTCCTGCTTAAAG GTGAGGGTCCAGTCTTGACGGTGTACAGACTCCAACCTCACCCTAAAGTCTGTGTCTCCCAGAGTGTCCTCCAACATTACCGGATCCATGGAGTAAGACCCAGAG CACTGACCACTACAGAGCCAACCTTCTGTGACCTTGCAGTATTTGGAGGCAAAGCTGTGAGGCTTTTAAGGCTTCATGTGGAGGATGGGGAAGAGTATTCTCACCTGGAGGTCCTGGGTCCTCTCATGGAGCTACAGGACTGGGCCCTGGATGTCCGCTGGCTCTCTGGAGACAGTCAATCAGTGTTGGTTGTGGCTCTTGCCCATAACAGTGCTCTTCTCTTGGATGGCGTAACAGGAAATGCCCTGGCTCAGCATTCCTGTCTGGAGGGGTGCTTGCTGTATTCTGCTCTCCTTCTGGTTCATGAATCCTGGGTGGATACTGTCATAGTT GGGGGGACTGTGTTCAATCAGCTGGTTCTCTGGAAGCCTGGAGGAGGAAAGGACAAAAGTAGCAATCCCAAATCCAAAGCTCCAATTGAACGACGTCTACTGGGCCACACCGGAGTCATTTTCAGAATCTCTTACCTCCAGGAGAAAGGATATTTAGCTTCAGCCTCTGATGACCGCAGTGTGAGGATATGGGGTGTTGGTGCTTTAGGTGGGCCTGAAGGGAAATGTGGGGACTTGAACCCAGTTTGTTTAAGGGTCCTATATGGACATCAGGCCAGGGTGTTCTCAGTCCGTCTCTCATCAGGGAATGTATTCAGTGCTGGAGAAGATGGGGCTTGCTTAGTCTGGGACTGGGCTGAAGGTGGGAAGGTGGTTCGCATGTTGAAGGGACATCGAGCAGGGGGTGTTCGTGCACTGGCAGTCAGTGAGGGAGATGAAGCAAGATGGGTGGCTACAGGAGGGGCGGATGGAGGGGTTAGGCTGTGGAAAGTGGAGGGCAACGAGAAGAAACAGAGTATAGAGGAGGAGGCAGTGGCAGAGAAGCTAACTGACCTGAAATTTCCTGGTCAAGGCCTGCCTAAAGCAGTTTGTATAGCAGGAGAAGAGGATGAAAATACGAGCTGGAGTCGGTGTAAGTTTGTAGTTTGCACTGACAAAGGAATAGTTTACCAATATAGTGCTGGAAAGTGGGAGGTAGTGTGGCATGGGACTCCTGAGTTTCAGTCCTACTGTGTGATGGAAACAGTAACAATCAGTGTGAAAGAGTCAACCACCACAGCTGATTTGTGTGCTGTGGGAAACCTTAGTGGGTGCTTACAAGTCTTTCCCGTGTCTCATTCTCCGTCTGGGATTCCACTTACATGTGGATCAGGGAAGATCCATACTCTTATTTGGCACAAGGGAAAAGAATGTGCATATTTGCTAGCTTCAGGTGCTGAAGGACTTGTCTATCGCTGGCGTGTAGAGACAAAGTTAAATGAATCCTATTCTTTAACTCTCAGCATCACTGCTCTGCcttctttcttcctccctcCATGCGCTAAACGCTGGCTTACAGCTGCAGTGCGCCTCCAGTCCAGGTCACAGGAGGTGCTTTGGGTGTGTGGAGACAGGAGAGGATCCCTACTTCTGTTTCAGGAAAgggaaacatcaaagcaaagaAAAGGAGATGATGAGGAGACAAATGAGGAATCACTGACAGACAGTAAACAAAGTGATTATGAGGAAGGGAGGGCTGAGGGAAATGGAGGTGGTGGAGATGGGAACAGCAGAATGATGGAGAATGAAGAAAGCAAAGAGATGTGTGACCGGTTGCTGCATCCTTTGAGCTGTCTGTTTGGGGTGCATGGAAAACAAGGTGTAACCTCAGTGTTTGAGTACCAAGGCCTGTTCTACAGCACTGGCAGGGACGGCTGTGTTAGAGTTTTTAGAGTGCATTCATCTCCCCCAGAAAACCTTGAAGAAAGTAGACACAATAATACTGCAGAAAGGAGTGAAGAGAATGAAGAAAGGCTTCGACTGGAGGTTCTCAGGGTCCAGCGTGCCTGCAAGGGAATGGAGTGGCTGGAGAGGATTTTAATTCTTGAACCTGAaaaaacagaggaggaggaggaggaagaagagggcaCAGAGGAATGTGAAGAGATGTATAACAAAGAACACAATTTGAAGGAGGAAGGCAGAGAAGCCAGATTTGTAATTGTTGGCTTTCATGCAGTCCACTTTGTGGTTTGGGACCCTGTGAGGCAGGAGAGACTGTTAGCAGTGCCTTGTGGTGGGGGACACCGTTCTTGGAGTTTGTGGCCATCCCACAAAGGGATTTGGCCCGGATATGGAGCTTTGGTCTTCATCAAGCAGGGGGCTGTCCTGGCTTCACAACCCCCCGGAGAAGCAGTGGGCTGCAATGGGAAGGCAGGAAGGACTGGAGGGATGGGCTTGAAAGAGGGAGTCCATGGAAGAGGCATTGGGTGTGTATGCAGGCTGGGGAGGATAGGGGAGTTTGGGAATGGGAATCAGACaagaaacaatgaaaatgaaggAGGCGAAGTGGCAAGGCACTGGGAGTTAGTGGTGACAGGGGGAGAGGACACTAGTCTAACTGTCCTTGCAGTGCACCCTGCCTCTGGCAATATTAAAGTTCTTTCAGTAATCACTGACCACATCTCAAGCGTCCGCACAGTGACAGCAATAACACGGGCAGAGGGAGGGAGTGGAAACCCGTCTAAATTTCTCTCTGCTTTGCTCGTGTCAGCTGGCGGCCGGGCTCAAATACAGTGTTACCGGCTGTTATTTGTTTGGGACAGGCAGAGACTGGCTCCTTCCTGTCAGGTGATCCAGGTAGCCAGTCACCGGTTGGACAAAGAGTGGGAGAGGAGGCGCAACAGACACAAGATGGTGAAAATGGACCCAGAAACAAG gtACATGTCTGCAGCAGTGGTGGATGAAGAAGTAAACCGTGTCCTTGTGGCTCTGGCCTGCAGTGACGGGGCTGTCAG ACTGTTCTCTGTCAATGAAGGGAAAGGGAAAATTGATTTGCTGTGGGAAACATTTTACCATCAGCGCTGTGTGCTCAGTGTCGCCACCTGCAGCCTGGAAGATGACAAAGGCAACAG GTGCAAACTGCTGTTCACTGCTGCAACTGATGGAAAAATCACTGTGTGGAATTTGAGTGACTCTTCATCCTTCTCAACAGATTATTCCAGTAATGCTACAACAGCACCAATCCCCTGTCTTGATGTTCCCGCCCACCAGAGTGGCATTAACTCATTGGCAGTTTGGGCAGTGAAACAGGGACAACAACAGGGTAGTTGCCTGGTAACTGTTGCTAGTGGAGGAGATGATGGACAGCTGACTGTGTCCATAATCAGGGTGCAGCATCCAGAAGATGGGAAAATTGGGAGCCACAaaggattttctcagatttctgagtCCCAGCCTTTCCTGCAAACacagctccaatgtccaaacaGGCTTCAGATTCAGCTCCACTCCCAGTGCCACATCCCGCTGGCCCACGCTGCCCCTCTGACTGCGCTGAAGCTCATGAGACCAGGCCTGTTGGTCTCCACTTCCTCAGATCAAAGGGTTTGCCTTTGGAAAGTCTGCAGTAATAGCATCAGCCACACTGGGGCACTGTGCTCACATGTTGCTGATGCTGCAGGGCTCGCGGTGTGGGAGGGTGAGGAAGGAaatcagaaagtgaagataGGATTTGAGTCTGTGCAGGAGAGTGTTGGGAAGCTCAAGAGGgataaagaaacagctgatgaGACCAGCAGTAAAGCACCTGTTGAGGTAGAGAGCGAGACAGGTGACCCAGTTAGTAAGACAGCTggtgagaaagaagaagagacgACCACTAATCCAAGAAATCAAACAGAGAATGACTGCGTAGGTAAGATGAGGAGTGCGGTAAGCCCTGAGACGGGTctgaaggaagagagagaaggcAAGAAGGCGGGATGGGTGCTCGTCTGTGGTCAGGGCTTCCAGCTGCTGCGAGTCAGAGATATGGACAaagaagaggagggaaaaaagtaa